In one Mucilaginibacter ginsenosidivorax genomic region, the following are encoded:
- a CDS encoding DUF5686 and carboxypeptidase regulatory-like domain-containing protein, translated as MKFTTLLLLLFSFSIDAFSQQFAISGKITDEGNHPISFASVYVKNTTKGVSANSEGVYALQLAPGKYELQFKAVGYGQQIKQITLAQNQVINISLKTETYQLKDITIHAGGEDPAYAIIRKAIKKRKTYLNEVKAYTCDIYIKGLQKLLAAPKKFMGFDVQKATSEAGLDSSRTGIVYLSESESKYSFMQPDLVHEVQVSSKVSGYNRAFSFNRASDMLVNFYQNFESWKRLSNRPLVSPIAENALFYYNYKLIGATIENGETINKIQVTPKRGYDPCFEGYIYILDDSWRIASLQLFITKKANINYVDTLKISQQFYPVDARVWMPATIKFEFTGGVFGFKLGGYFISVYKNYNLAPVLNKKDFAERINITKGHDKDSVYWAQERPIPLTDEEKKDYEVKGKLAIKRESKPYLDSLDKANNTFKLSNLLLTGIDTRNRYKKEYFHYSSVLNSVLYNTVEGLALNYGVGFTKMIDTVDNRFIAINARVRYGFGNHLFGGVAGVSLPVKQMTLSFNAGSDVTDLNNLQPVSAFVNSVYTLFRRENFQKLYQKQFASASFAGRISGGWQASAYVEWANRKWLPNTTDYSFFKKNNRQFTSNNPLLPAQDVPLFPENQSFKISARTSYDFSNRYETYPFGRRYLPSKYPTIGINYTKGISGVLGSDVDYDQLSADISKSDIDLGFYGQTSFFIGAGKFINADNIYFPDYKHFDGDQTHVYKPSFNRFLLLDYYNFSTADKYLEGHLEHNFSGFITNKIPVLRNLKLQEIINVNYLSTPTLKNYTELGFGIQRGLVRVMYGRSYNTGSNIKNALRVGISL; from the coding sequence ATGAAGTTTACCACACTATTACTCCTGCTGTTTAGTTTCAGTATCGATGCCTTTTCACAACAGTTTGCTATTAGTGGTAAAATTACCGATGAGGGTAACCATCCCATTTCGTTTGCTTCTGTATATGTAAAAAATACTACTAAAGGAGTTTCCGCTAATAGCGAGGGTGTGTATGCACTACAGTTAGCACCCGGTAAGTATGAGCTGCAGTTTAAAGCGGTGGGTTATGGCCAGCAAATAAAACAAATAACCCTTGCCCAAAACCAGGTTATCAACATCAGCCTGAAAACAGAAACATACCAGCTTAAAGATATTACCATACACGCAGGCGGCGAAGACCCGGCCTACGCCATTATTCGTAAGGCCATCAAAAAGCGTAAAACCTATTTAAACGAGGTGAAAGCGTATACCTGCGATATTTATATTAAGGGCTTGCAAAAATTACTGGCCGCTCCTAAAAAGTTTATGGGTTTTGATGTGCAAAAAGCCACCAGCGAGGCCGGGCTTGATTCCAGCCGTACCGGTATTGTCTACCTTTCGGAATCTGAATCGAAATACAGCTTTATGCAGCCCGACCTGGTGCACGAGGTACAGGTATCCTCAAAGGTATCGGGCTATAACCGGGCGTTCAGCTTTAACCGGGCATCAGATATGCTGGTAAACTTTTACCAGAATTTTGAAAGCTGGAAACGCCTGAGCAACCGCCCGTTAGTATCGCCCATTGCCGAAAATGCCCTGTTTTATTATAACTATAAACTTATTGGGGCAACCATCGAAAACGGTGAAACCATCAATAAAATACAGGTAACACCCAAACGCGGTTACGACCCCTGTTTTGAAGGCTATATTTATATTTTGGACGATAGCTGGCGTATTGCCTCTCTGCAGCTTTTTATCACCAAAAAAGCAAATATTAACTATGTAGATACGCTGAAAATAAGTCAGCAGTTTTACCCGGTTGACGCCAGGGTATGGATGCCGGCCACCATTAAGTTTGAGTTTACAGGCGGCGTGTTTGGTTTTAAGCTGGGTGGGTATTTTATAAGTGTATATAAAAATTACAACCTGGCCCCCGTGCTTAATAAAAAGGATTTTGCCGAACGCATCAACATTACCAAAGGACACGATAAAGACTCGGTTTACTGGGCGCAAGAGCGGCCTATCCCGCTTACCGACGAAGAAAAAAAGGATTACGAAGTAAAAGGAAAGCTGGCCATTAAACGAGAATCAAAGCCATATCTCGATTCGTTGGATAAGGCCAATAACACCTTTAAACTAAGCAACCTGTTGCTCACCGGTATTGATACCCGTAACCGTTACAAAAAAGAATACTTTCATTACAGCAGTGTGCTTAACTCGGTATTATACAATACTGTAGAGGGTTTGGCCCTCAACTATGGTGTTGGGTTTACTAAAATGATTGATACGGTTGATAACCGCTTTATAGCCATAAACGCCCGGGTACGCTACGGTTTTGGCAATCACTTATTTGGCGGCGTTGCCGGTGTTTCGCTCCCTGTAAAACAGATGACGTTGAGTTTTAACGCCGGATCGGACGTTACCGACCTTAACAACCTACAGCCGGTATCGGCATTTGTAAATTCGGTTTATACGTTGTTCAGGCGGGAGAATTTTCAGAAACTTTACCAAAAACAATTTGCATCGGCATCATTTGCCGGTCGAATCAGCGGCGGCTGGCAGGCCAGTGCTTATGTAGAATGGGCCAATCGTAAATGGTTGCCCAACACAACCGATTACAGCTTTTTTAAAAAAAATAACAGGCAGTTTACTTCAAACAACCCGCTGTTGCCAGCACAGGATGTGCCGTTGTTTCCAGAAAACCAATCTTTTAAAATAAGCGCCCGCACCAGCTACGATTTTAGCAATAGGTACGAAACCTATCCATTTGGCCGCAGGTACCTGCCCTCAAAGTATCCAACCATCGGTATTAACTATACCAAAGGCATAAGCGGTGTGCTGGGCAGCGACGTGGATTACGACCAGCTAAGCGCCGATATCTCTAAATCGGATATCGACCTTGGATTTTACGGCCAAACCTCGTTTTTTATTGGTGCCGGTAAATTTATCAACGCAGACAACATTTACTTCCCCGATTACAAACACTTTGACGGTGACCAAACCCATGTGTACAAACCATCGTTCAACCGCTTTTTATTGCTGGATTACTACAATTTCAGCACAGCCGATAAGTACCTGGAAGGTCACCTGGAACATAACTTTTCGGGGTTTATAACCAATAAGATCCCTGTTTTAAGAAACCTGAAGCTGCAGGAGATCATTAATGTGAACTACCTGTCAACCCCAACGCTTAAAAACTATACCGAACTGGGTTTTGGCATACAGCGCGGCTTGGTACGCGTTATGTATGGCCGCAGCTACAATACAGGCAGTAACATCAAGAATGCGTTGAGGGTGGGGATATCTCTTTAG
- the ligA gene encoding NAD-dependent DNA ligase LigA has protein sequence MSPAEAKNQIQAISAELKQHNYNYYVLAMPTISDFDFDKKLEELNKLEKEFPEFLDPDSPTQKVGGEVTKEFVTVRHRWPMLSLGNTYNEQELVEFDQRIRKAIGDSFEYVCELKFDGLSMSLTYENGKLVRAVTRGDGTQGDEVTTNVRTIHSIPKKLTSGEYPDLFEIRGEVFMHLKAFERLNKERTDNGEMTYANPRNFASGTMKLQDSAEVARRPLDCFLYGLYTEKTLFKTHWESLEAVKSWGFHVDNHSRLCNDINGVLEFISHWDKERFNLSYDIDGIVIKVNNYSQQQELGFTSKSPRWAISYKFKAERVETELLQVTYQVGRTGAVTPVANLKPVLLAGTTVKRATLHNADEITERLKLHEHDTVFVEKGGEIIPKIISVNLDKRKPDAKPIAYITHCPACETPLLRTEGEAAWYCPNDEGCPPQIVGKMQHFIGRKAMNIDGLGDETIETLHSRGFINHISDIYDLHAHAAELKQMGRFGEKSISNMLDGIEKSKQMPFEKVLFGLGIRYVGETVARKLAFHFKTIDKLMAATEEELTAADEIGGRIAQSIAEYFSNEKHKQEIEKLKAAGLQFVAVEKEVTLASEKLAGQSFIISGVFEKFSRDELKDIIEQNGGKILSSISAKLNYLVAGDNMGPAKLEKAQKLNIPIISDQELLDLIS, from the coding sequence ATGTCACCCGCCGAAGCTAAAAACCAGATCCAGGCCATCAGCGCCGAATTAAAGCAGCACAATTACAATTATTATGTGCTGGCCATGCCTACCATCAGCGATTTTGATTTTGATAAAAAGCTGGAAGAGTTAAACAAACTGGAAAAGGAATTCCCCGAATTTTTAGACCCTGATTCGCCCACACAAAAGGTAGGCGGCGAAGTTACCAAAGAGTTTGTAACGGTAAGGCACCGCTGGCCCATGCTATCGTTAGGTAATACCTACAACGAGCAGGAACTGGTAGAGTTTGATCAGCGCATCCGGAAGGCTATTGGCGATAGTTTTGAATATGTTTGTGAGCTTAAGTTTGACGGCCTGAGCATGAGCTTAACCTACGAAAACGGTAAGCTGGTACGTGCAGTAACCAGGGGCGACGGGACACAAGGCGATGAAGTAACCACCAATGTACGCACCATACACAGCATACCCAAAAAACTGACATCCGGCGAGTATCCCGACCTGTTCGAGATTCGTGGCGAGGTGTTCATGCACCTGAAAGCTTTTGAACGTTTGAATAAAGAGCGTACAGATAATGGCGAAATGACATACGCCAACCCCCGCAATTTTGCATCGGGTACTATGAAACTACAGGATTCGGCCGAGGTTGCCAGGCGGCCGCTGGATTGTTTCCTGTACGGTTTATATACCGAAAAAACATTGTTTAAAACTCATTGGGAAAGCCTGGAAGCTGTAAAAAGCTGGGGCTTTCATGTTGATAACCATAGCAGGCTTTGCAACGACATTAACGGCGTATTAGAATTTATAAGTCACTGGGATAAAGAGCGGTTTAACCTGAGTTATGATATTGATGGTATTGTTATTAAAGTAAACAATTACTCGCAACAGCAGGAATTGGGCTTTACATCCAAATCGCCGCGCTGGGCCATATCCTATAAATTTAAAGCCGAGCGGGTAGAAACCGAATTATTGCAGGTAACTTACCAGGTAGGCCGCACTGGTGCCGTTACCCCTGTTGCCAATTTAAAACCCGTATTGCTGGCCGGCACAACAGTAAAGCGCGCCACCCTGCACAATGCTGATGAAATTACCGAGCGCCTTAAATTGCACGAGCACGATACCGTATTTGTTGAAAAAGGAGGGGAGATTATCCCCAAGATCATTAGCGTTAATTTGGATAAGCGAAAGCCCGATGCCAAACCTATAGCATATATAACCCATTGCCCGGCATGTGAAACGCCCTTACTGCGCACCGAAGGCGAAGCCGCGTGGTATTGCCCTAATGACGAAGGCTGCCCGCCGCAAATTGTAGGTAAAATGCAGCATTTTATAGGCCGCAAGGCCATGAATATTGATGGGCTTGGCGACGAAACCATCGAAACACTACACTCGCGTGGGTTTATCAACCACATTAGCGATATTTATGATTTGCATGCCCATGCTGCAGAATTAAAGCAGATGGGCCGGTTTGGCGAAAAATCAATCAGCAACATGCTGGATGGTATCGAAAAATCAAAACAGATGCCATTTGAAAAAGTACTGTTTGGATTAGGGATAAGGTACGTTGGCGAAACCGTAGCCAGGAAACTGGCTTTCCATTTTAAAACCATTGATAAACTGATGGCTGCAACCGAAGAGGAACTTACCGCCGCCGATGAAATTGGCGGCCGGATTGCCCAAAGCATTGCCGAATACTTTAGCAATGAAAAACATAAGCAGGAGATAGAGAAATTAAAAGCCGCCGGACTACAATTTGTAGCTGTTGAAAAAGAGGTAACCCTGGCCAGCGAAAAACTGGCAGGCCAAAGCTTTATCATTTCGGGGGTGTTTGAAAAGTTTTCGCGCGATGAACTAAAAGATATCATTGAACAAAATGGCGGCAAAATTTTAAGCAGTATTTCGGCAAAGCTAAATTATCTTGTTGCCGGTGATAACATGGGTCCAGCCAAACTCGAAAAAGCGCAAAAACTTAATATTCCAATCATCAGCGACCAGGAGTTGTTAGATTTGATTTCTTAA
- the dapA gene encoding 4-hydroxy-tetrahydrodipicolinate synthase — translation MNIFYGTGVAMVTPFQADGQVDYDGLSNLIEHLIDGGVEYLVSLGTTGESATLSEAERKQVWAFTAEAVNKRVGLVAGIGGNNTHEVVEQIKSFNTAGYDAILSSSPHYNKPTQEGIYQHYKAIAQNTQLPVILYNVPSRTGSTVSAATTVRLANDFKNIIGIKEASGNFDLFNQLMRDKPEGFLFISGDDPVTLPMMALGAVGVISVIGNALPRQLSDMVRLLLNNDYKGAHKAQYSLIEFTRLMFTDGSPAGVKTALKELGICGDTVRLPLVQVGSATAEAIIKETKSLA, via the coding sequence ATGAATATATTTTACGGAACAGGGGTAGCCATGGTGACCCCTTTTCAGGCGGATGGTCAAGTTGACTACGACGGGTTGAGCAACCTGATTGAACATTTGATTGATGGCGGGGTAGAATACCTGGTATCATTAGGTACAACCGGCGAAAGCGCCACATTGAGTGAGGCTGAGCGAAAGCAGGTTTGGGCCTTTACCGCCGAAGCAGTAAATAAGCGCGTGGGTTTAGTTGCCGGTATTGGCGGCAACAATACGCACGAAGTTGTTGAACAAATAAAATCATTTAATACTGCCGGTTATGATGCTATTTTATCATCGAGCCCGCATTATAATAAACCAACGCAAGAGGGTATTTACCAGCATTATAAGGCGATAGCGCAAAACACGCAACTACCCGTTATTTTGTATAACGTACCCAGCCGTACGGGCAGCACCGTTAGTGCCGCAACAACTGTGCGCCTGGCAAACGATTTTAAAAATATAATCGGCATTAAGGAAGCATCCGGTAATTTTGATTTGTTTAACCAGCTGATGAGAGATAAGCCCGAAGGGTTCTTATTTATATCGGGCGATGATCCGGTTACTTTGCCAATGATGGCTTTAGGCGCTGTGGGCGTAATATCGGTAATTGGTAATGCCTTGCCCCGCCAGCTGTCAGATATGGTGCGCCTGCTGCTTAATAACGATTATAAAGGCGCCCACAAAGCCCAGTACAGCCTGATTGAATTTACCCGCCTGATGTTTACCGATGGCAGCCCCGCCGGTGTAAAAACTGCGCTGAAGGAATTAGGCATTTGTGGCGATACGGTAAGATTACCGCTTGTGCAGGTTGGTAGTGCAACAGCAGAAGCCATAATTAAAGAAACGAAGAGTTTAGCTTAA
- a CDS encoding Fic family protein has translation MDCVKLIAKYNGLGIAEVIDHDKFNLIAIDHHSTRIEGSTLTEIETQVLINEGRTPNGKPLQESLMVTDHHAALLFTIRNARAKNKLSVTLLQQINALVMKSTGKVYNTMLGTVDSATGAFRKGNVTAGVSYFPNFDKVERLTGDLVAKLNDEMGKPLSVEEQLNLSFDAHFNLVSIHPYYDGNGRTSRLLMNYIQAYYNLPLANVKSENKAAYIQALVDTRAQENIQVFRDFMNREYASLLDKEIEKFEEMNKPSKGGGFTFLF, from the coding sequence ATGGATTGTGTTAAACTCATAGCAAAATATAACGGCCTTGGCATAGCCGAAGTGATAGACCATGATAAGTTTAACCTGATAGCTATTGACCATCATTCTACCCGGATTGAAGGATCAACCCTTACCGAGATAGAGACACAGGTGCTCATTAACGAAGGCCGTACACCTAATGGTAAACCCTTACAGGAAAGCCTTATGGTAACCGACCATCATGCCGCCCTTTTGTTTACAATACGAAACGCCAGAGCAAAAAATAAACTTTCGGTAACCCTTTTGCAGCAAATAAATGCGCTGGTGATGAAAAGCACCGGAAAAGTTTATAACACCATGTTAGGTACGGTCGATTCGGCGACAGGTGCTTTTCGTAAAGGCAACGTAACCGCCGGGGTTTCTTATTTCCCGAATTTTGATAAGGTGGAAAGGTTAACCGGCGATTTGGTGGCGAAACTAAATGATGAGATGGGTAAGCCCTTATCTGTTGAAGAGCAATTGAACCTTTCTTTTGATGCCCATTTTAACCTGGTAAGCATCCATCCTTATTATGACGGCAACGGGCGTACCTCGCGTTTATTAATGAATTACATACAGGCTTATTACAATTTACCTTTGGCTAATGTAAAAAGCGAAAACAAGGCGGCTTATATTCAGGCCCTGGTTGATACCCGTGCGCAAGAGAATATTCAGGTCTTTCGCGATTTTATGAACAGGGAGTATGCATCGCTGCTTGACAAAGAAATTGAAAAATTTGAGGAGATGAACAAGCCATCAAAAGGCGGCGGGTTTACTTTTCTTTTTTAA
- a CDS encoding Crp/Fnr family transcriptional regulator translates to MYEVITQSLRALVDFTDEELFLFMQRLKPLSLKKYAFYLKEGQVCKSMVIVFRGGLRYFSRSEKGDNTLGFAFEGEWIGDYESFLLQTPSPDFIEALEDCELFTLSYADMQALYNHSQRFERFGRIIAERLFIDTARNNRNLKMQSAEDRYLELLTKQPHIFERLPQHLIASYLGIQPQSLSRIRARLSNAKS, encoded by the coding sequence ATGTACGAAGTTATTACCCAATCATTACGCGCACTGGTTGATTTTACCGACGAGGAGCTTTTTTTATTTATGCAAAGGCTTAAGCCGCTCAGCTTAAAAAAGTATGCTTTTTACTTAAAAGAAGGCCAGGTTTGCAAAAGCATGGTCATTGTATTTAGGGGCGGGTTAAGATATTTTTCGCGCAGCGAGAAGGGCGACAATACTTTAGGTTTTGCATTTGAGGGCGAATGGATTGGCGATTACGAAAGTTTTTTATTACAAACCCCATCGCCTGATTTTATTGAAGCGCTGGAAGATTGCGAGCTATTTACCCTGAGCTACGCCGACATGCAGGCCTTGTATAACCATAGCCAGCGCTTTGAACGCTTTGGCCGTATAATAGCCGAAAGACTGTTTATTGACACCGCCAGGAACAACCGGAATTTAAAAATGCAATCGGCCGAAGACCGGTACCTTGAACTGCTTACCAAACAGCCCCATATATTTGAAAGGCTCCCCCAGCATTTAATTGCCTCATACCTGGGCATTCAGCCGCAAAGCCTTAGCCGCATTAGGGCCAGGCTGTCAAACGCCAAAAGTTAA
- a CDS encoding histone H1 — MKKFTEVKELVASLEADADKFYNKGNSAAGTRVRKGMQDLKNLAQAIRLEVQEAKNKES, encoded by the coding sequence ATGAAAAAATTTACTGAAGTAAAGGAGCTTGTAGCTTCTTTAGAGGCTGACGCCGACAAATTCTACAACAAAGGAAACAGCGCTGCCGGAACCCGTGTTCGCAAAGGTATGCAAGATCTTAAAAACCTGGCACAAGCTATCCGCCTTGAGGTTCAGGAGGCGAAAAACAAAGAAAGCTAA